A portion of the Mesobacillus sp. AQ2 genome contains these proteins:
- the comGD gene encoding competence type IV pilus minor pilin ComGD yields the protein MIWKIKNSGGFTMVEMLIVLSAFLVLSSTTAFLFTPHNDILAKDLFFTQFESDLLYSQQYAISHQEQITVHLMPEYNHYYIRGTDYGSPYLVKRYYSPEVKVKKGTMQLLFHYMPDGNIDSFGSIYITAGSKKFRMMFLIGKGRFYVVEE from the coding sequence ATGATCTGGAAAATAAAGAACTCCGGCGGATTCACCATGGTTGAAATGCTCATAGTCCTATCAGCTTTCCTGGTGCTCTCTAGTACAACGGCCTTTCTTTTTACTCCGCATAATGACATCCTCGCAAAGGACCTTTTCTTCACCCAGTTTGAATCCGACCTCCTGTACAGCCAGCAATATGCTATTTCCCATCAGGAACAAATTACTGTCCACTTGATGCCAGAGTATAATCACTACTATATCCGCGGTACCGATTATGGATCGCCTTATCTGGTCAAAAGATATTATTCACCAGAAGTAAAAGTCAAAAAAGGGACAATGCAGTTACTGTTTCACTATATGCCGGATGGGAATATCGATAGCTTCGGCTCTATCTATATTACTGCCGGATCAAAGAAGTTTCGGATGATGTTCCTGATCGGGAAGGGTCGATTTTATGTTGTGGAAGAATGA
- the comGB gene encoding competence type IV pilus assembly protein ComGB, which translates to MKENKWPVAEQARFLKRTGELLSQGYSLAEAIESMTFHLEMKRKADIKRSLDKLREGFPLYLILAELNFKRDLISYVYFAEQHGGLAHAVTEGSDMVLKREADYQRLKKLAAYPLFLAALTFILFFFVNKVLLPKFTSLFSDMNMAPNIFMAAIGAADDIVPFLFYFLLSLAVLLTLYYKMKFRKLPVLQQKTKLVKLPFAGGLIKLLYSHSFAVQLSYLFSGGLPVHDALKVFEQNHHEPFSSEIGKDIILKLAAGEDFDRAVGDYPFFEAELPRIIRHGQKNGKLDQELYFYSRHCLKELEEKMEKSMKTVQPVLYSFIGLLVISLYLAILLPMFQMMKGI; encoded by the coding sequence ATGAAGGAGAATAAGTGGCCTGTCGCAGAACAGGCCAGATTCCTGAAAAGGACAGGGGAGCTGCTTTCGCAGGGATATTCTTTAGCAGAAGCGATTGAATCGATGACTTTCCATCTGGAGATGAAGAGGAAAGCGGATATCAAAAGAAGTCTCGATAAGCTGCGTGAAGGCTTTCCTCTATATTTAATCCTTGCTGAATTAAATTTCAAAAGAGATTTGATCAGCTATGTTTATTTTGCCGAGCAGCACGGCGGGCTGGCCCATGCGGTCACTGAAGGATCAGATATGGTATTGAAACGTGAAGCCGATTATCAGAGGTTGAAAAAGCTGGCCGCTTATCCATTGTTCCTGGCAGCACTCACATTCATCTTATTTTTCTTCGTCAACAAGGTGTTGCTGCCGAAATTCACCTCTCTTTTTTCGGATATGAACATGGCACCGAATATTTTTATGGCAGCCATTGGTGCTGCTGATGACATTGTTCCCTTCCTATTTTATTTTCTTCTCAGCCTCGCTGTGCTGCTAACCCTCTATTACAAAATGAAATTCAGGAAACTCCCAGTCTTACAACAAAAAACGAAACTGGTGAAGCTTCCGTTTGCAGGCGGGTTGATCAAACTTCTTTATTCCCATTCCTTCGCAGTCCAGCTAAGCTATCTGTTTTCAGGAGGGCTTCCGGTTCACGATGCCTTAAAGGTCTTTGAGCAAAATCACCATGAACCATTTTCAAGTGAAATCGGAAAGGATATTATCTTGAAATTGGCAGCTGGTGAGGATTTTGACAGGGCGGTGGGTGATTATCCGTTCTTTGAAGCTGAATTGCCAAGAATCATCAGACACGGTCAAAAGAATGGAAAGCTGGATCAGGAGCTTTATTTTTACAGCCGGCATTGCCTTAAAGAACTTGAAGAAAAAATGGAGAAATCAATGAAAACGGTGCAGCCAGTGTTATACAGCTTCATTGGCCTGCTGGTCATCTCCCTGTATCTGGCTATCCTGCTGCCAATGTTCCAGATGATGAAAGGGATTTAA
- the gcvPA gene encoding aminomethyl-transferring glycine dehydrogenase subunit GcvPA, producing the protein MKHRYLPLTESDKNAMLESIGVSSIDELFSDIPEKVRFAGEYNIKKAKPETALMKELAQMASKNADLKMNTSFIGAGVYDHYIPVIVDHVLSRSEFYTAYTPYQPEISQGELQAIFEFQTMISELTGMEVANSSMYDGGTALAEAAMLSAGHTRRKKVLISSAVHPEYKDVVKTYAKGQYIDVVEVPHKDGVTDLDALKDMASEDVAAVIVQYPNFFGGLESMKEIEEIVHENKSLFVVSSNPLALGALTPPGKFGADIVTGDAQPFGIPTAFGGPHCGYFAVTGKLMRKVPGRLVGQTKDDQGRRGFVLTLQAREQHIRRDKATSNICSNQALNALAASVAMTAIGKKGVREMAVANIQKAHYAKKAFKENGFEIAFEGPSFNEFVVKLNKPVKEVNQKLLEKAIIGGYDLGRDYSGLENHMLVAVTELRTKEEIDTFVKEMGDINA; encoded by the coding sequence ATGAAGCATCGCTATTTACCGCTGACGGAAAGTGACAAAAACGCAATGTTGGAAAGCATCGGCGTATCATCGATCGATGAACTGTTCAGCGATATTCCTGAAAAGGTCCGTTTTGCCGGAGAATACAATATTAAAAAAGCTAAGCCGGAAACAGCTCTTATGAAGGAGCTTGCCCAGATGGCTTCCAAAAATGCTGATTTAAAAATGAATACTTCATTCATTGGTGCAGGCGTATATGATCATTATATTCCGGTCATTGTCGACCATGTTCTGTCACGTTCGGAATTTTACACTGCCTACACTCCATATCAGCCGGAAATCTCACAGGGGGAACTTCAGGCTATCTTTGAATTCCAGACGATGATCTCCGAATTGACTGGCATGGAGGTAGCGAACTCTTCCATGTATGATGGCGGTACTGCACTGGCAGAAGCAGCTATGCTTAGTGCGGGCCATACCAGAAGGAAGAAGGTATTGATCTCAAGTGCTGTCCATCCGGAATATAAGGATGTCGTCAAAACTTATGCAAAAGGACAATACATTGATGTAGTCGAAGTGCCTCATAAAGATGGTGTAACAGACCTGGATGCATTGAAGGATATGGCAAGCGAAGATGTCGCTGCTGTCATCGTCCAGTATCCGAACTTCTTTGGCGGTCTTGAGTCAATGAAGGAAATTGAAGAAATTGTCCATGAGAACAAATCTCTTTTCGTAGTTTCGAGCAATCCGCTAGCGCTGGGGGCGTTGACACCTCCAGGCAAATTCGGCGCTGACATTGTGACGGGAGACGCACAGCCATTCGGGATCCCGACAGCATTCGGCGGCCCTCACTGTGGATACTTTGCAGTAACTGGAAAGCTGATGAGGAAGGTTCCAGGAAGACTTGTCGGCCAGACTAAGGACGATCAGGGACGCCGAGGATTTGTATTGACACTTCAGGCGAGGGAACAGCATATCCGCCGTGATAAAGCGACATCCAATATCTGCTCGAACCAGGCATTAAATGCACTTGCTGCCTCTGTGGCGATGACTGCAATCGGTAAAAAAGGCGTTCGTGAAATGGCTGTCGCCAATATCCAGAAAGCTCATTACGCTAAAAAGGCATTCAAGGAAAATGGCTTTGAGATTGCATTTGAAGGCCCATCCTTCAATGAATTCGTTGTCAAGCTGAATAAGCCGGTCAAAGAAGTGAACCAGAAGCTCCTCGAAAAGGCCATCATAGGCGGCTATGACCTTGGCCGTGATTATTCCGGACTTGAGAATCACATGCTTGTTGCAGTGACTGAGTTAAGGACAAAAGAAGAAATCGATACATTTGTAAAGGAAATGGGGGATATCAATGCATAA
- a CDS encoding shikimate kinase → MRAIYLIGFMGSGKTTVSQELARRLNVAVYDSDEEIVKRTGKSINEIFAADGEEKFRLLESEVLRSMPSNDAVIATGGGIIGSEENRRYLKEKVNVVYLHADLENILERLKDDNSRPLLRKDKMKTAEALYMNRLPLYREAAGIEIDTSEKTIQQIVDGITQRMKK, encoded by the coding sequence ATGAGAGCAATTTATTTAATTGGGTTCATGGGTTCAGGAAAGACGACTGTCTCTCAGGAATTGGCCCGGAGACTGAATGTGGCAGTATATGATTCAGATGAGGAAATCGTTAAAAGAACAGGGAAGTCGATTAATGAGATCTTCGCTGCAGATGGGGAAGAAAAGTTCCGCCTTTTGGAGTCTGAGGTGCTGCGATCAATGCCTTCTAACGATGCCGTTATTGCAACCGGAGGAGGGATCATAGGATCGGAAGAAAACAGACGGTATCTAAAGGAAAAAGTGAATGTTGTCTATCTGCATGCAGACCTTGAAAACATCTTGGAAAGACTGAAGGATGACAATTCCCGGCCTTTATTGAGAAAGGACAAAATGAAAACAGCTGAAGCACTGTACATGAACCGACTTCCGTTGTATCGTGAAGCAGCGGGAATTGAAATCGATACCTCTGAGAAAACAATTCAGCAAATTGTCGATGGCATCACCCAGCGTATGAAAAAATAA
- the comGG gene encoding competence type IV pilus minor pilin ComGG, whose amino-acid sequence MIFLLLMSFFLLILTEQHIAEKKFAKETNSIRLQEYYMLCSIKEAEHLLREGNLPASGLLYYKFGKVGFLTQSLSANVDEVTFTLELDSGEKGVGFGQYDKEKGMMIKWREKN is encoded by the coding sequence ATGATCTTTTTACTCTTGATGTCCTTCTTTCTGTTGATTTTGACAGAGCAGCATATCGCAGAGAAAAAGTTTGCCAAAGAAACGAATAGCATTCGGCTCCAAGAATATTATATGCTGTGCTCTATCAAAGAAGCTGAGCATTTGTTAAGGGAAGGTAATTTGCCCGCTAGCGGTTTACTGTATTATAAATTTGGAAAAGTTGGCTTCCTGACCCAGTCTTTATCTGCCAACGTCGATGAAGTGACATTCACCCTTGAGCTCGACAGCGGAGAAAAAGGGGTCGGTTTTGGCCAATATGACAAGGAAAAGGGCATGATGATAAAATGGAGGGAAAAGAACTGA
- the comGC gene encoding competence type IV pilus major pilin ComGC, producing the protein MKNQKGFTLIEMMIVLLVISVLLIITVPNIASHNNNINKKGCEGYIKLVEAQVQAYKMDKKVTPTFQQLNDEKYLKSPDAACPDGTKIEILSDGAVQKSAS; encoded by the coding sequence ATGAAAAATCAAAAGGGTTTTACCCTGATTGAGATGATGATCGTGCTATTGGTCATTTCTGTGTTATTAATCATTACGGTGCCGAATATTGCTTCGCATAATAATAATATCAACAAGAAAGGCTGCGAGGGGTATATAAAACTTGTAGAAGCCCAGGTACAAGCTTATAAGATGGATAAGAAAGTCACTCCTACTTTTCAGCAGCTAAATGACGAAAAATATCTAAAAAGCCCTGATGCCGCATGTCCTGATGGTACAAAAATCGAGATTTTATCCGACGGGGCTGTCCAGAAATCTGCGTCATGA
- a CDS encoding SNF2-related protein yields the protein MTVQINYDSLWQDEMAERIEKDGPWGNWELYKLAVEIEKHTIIPEFEGLQAPVHLPELTPLPHQLEVAKQVVENMNGKAILADEVGLGKTIEAGLILKEYMIRGLVKKVLILVPASLVSQWAMELNTKFHIPAIAQKKSYVWEQCDVVVSSIDTAKRAPHSDIINNLNYDLIIIDEAHKLKNNKTKNYEFVQNLKKRFCLLLTATPIQNRIEEIFNLVSLLKPGHLGSETAFFDKYKKDARSVNDDEHLRELVNKVMIRNRRSDTGIEWTKRHVETIPIHFSNEERALYDSIMDLRGSAGGLASSQFSLMTLQREACSSREAVFYTLRNMLQRQENPSVGFQNTIAELIKRVEAVTKNSKAEKALELIKQIDDKVIIFTEYRATQLYLQWFLKQNGITSVPFRGGFKRGKKDWMRELFQKNVQVLIATEAGGEGINLQFCSHIINFDLPWNPMRLEQRIGRIHRLGQEKDVKIYNFATKDTVEEHVMKLLYEKINLFEKVIGELDDILTKLEFGNIEDHLVDIFGKSSSEGEIRIKMENLTSMIQFAEEMKGENQRAATGNP from the coding sequence ATGACCGTGCAAATTAACTATGATTCTCTCTGGCAGGACGAAATGGCTGAAAGAATTGAGAAGGACGGACCCTGGGGAAATTGGGAGCTGTATAAACTTGCCGTCGAAATAGAAAAACATACCATTATCCCTGAATTTGAAGGTCTCCAGGCACCAGTTCATCTTCCCGAACTAACCCCATTGCCGCATCAGCTTGAAGTGGCAAAACAGGTTGTCGAAAATATGAATGGAAAAGCGATCCTTGCTGATGAAGTGGGACTGGGGAAAACGATCGAGGCCGGATTAATTTTGAAAGAATATATGATCAGGGGACTGGTGAAAAAGGTCCTGATTTTAGTCCCTGCTTCGCTGGTCTCGCAATGGGCAATGGAATTGAACACCAAATTCCATATCCCCGCAATCGCCCAGAAGAAAAGCTATGTGTGGGAGCAATGCGATGTGGTGGTTTCTTCGATTGATACAGCCAAACGTGCCCCTCACAGTGACATCATCAACAATTTAAATTATGACCTTATCATAATTGATGAAGCTCATAAATTGAAAAATAATAAAACAAAAAACTATGAATTTGTCCAAAACCTAAAAAAACGGTTCTGTCTGCTGCTGACCGCAACTCCAATCCAAAACCGGATCGAAGAAATATTTAATCTTGTATCTCTGTTGAAGCCCGGTCATCTCGGCAGTGAAACAGCGTTTTTTGACAAATACAAAAAGGATGCCCGGTCTGTCAATGATGATGAGCATCTGAGGGAACTTGTGAATAAAGTGATGATCCGCAACAGGCGTTCGGATACCGGAATCGAGTGGACAAAGCGACATGTAGAAACCATTCCTATCCATTTTTCCAATGAGGAGAGGGCTTTATATGACTCAATCATGGACTTAAGAGGTTCTGCTGGCGGTCTAGCCTCAAGCCAGTTCTCGCTGATGACTCTCCAGCGTGAGGCTTGCAGCAGCAGGGAGGCGGTTTTTTATACACTGAGAAATATGCTGCAGCGGCAGGAAAACCCCTCCGTCGGTTTCCAAAATACGATTGCCGAGCTTATCAAACGAGTGGAGGCAGTAACAAAAAACTCCAAAGCCGAAAAAGCACTTGAGTTGATCAAACAAATTGATGACAAAGTCATCATATTTACCGAATATCGGGCCACCCAGCTTTACCTTCAGTGGTTCCTTAAGCAAAATGGCATCACCTCAGTTCCCTTTCGCGGAGGGTTCAAACGCGGTAAAAAGGACTGGATGAGAGAACTCTTCCAGAAGAATGTCCAGGTGCTGATCGCGACCGAGGCTGGGGGCGAAGGAATCAACCTGCAATTCTGCAGTCATATCATCAACTTTGACCTTCCCTGGAACCCAATGAGACTGGAACAAAGGATCGGCAGGATCCACCGTCTTGGACAAGAAAAAGATGTGAAAATATACAACTTCGCAACGAAAGATACGGTTGAAGAACATGTTATGAAACTGCTTTACGAGAAGATCAACCTGTTCGAAAAAGTGATCGGGGAACTTGATGATATCCTGACAAAATTGGAGTTTGGCAATATCGAAGACCACTTGGTTGATATCTTCGGAAAGTCTTCATCAGAGGGGGAAATTCGAATCAAGATGGAAAACTTGACATCGATGATTCAGTTCGCGGAAGAAATGAAGGGGGAAAATCAGCGTGCAGCAACAGGAAATCCATAA
- the gcvPB gene encoding aminomethyl-transferring glycine dehydrogenase subunit GcvPB, translating to MHKEDQPLIFELSTPGRVGYSLPEMDVPEADLSELLPEGFLREEEPELPEASELDIMRHYTALSKRNHGVDSGFYPLGSCTMKYNPKMNENVARFNGFAHLHPLQDESSVQGALELMYDLQEHLIEITGMDEVTLQPAAGAHGEWTGLMMIRAFHEANGDQNRTKVIVPDSAHGTNPASATVAGFETITVKSDENGLVDLEDLKKVVGEDTAALMLTNPNTLGLFEENILEMAEIVHGAGGKLYYDGANLNAVMSKARPGDMGFDVVHLNLHKTFTGPHGGGGPGSGPVGVKADLIPFLPKPIVTKQDGVYKFDYDRPQSIGRVKPFYGNFGINVRAYTYIRTMGPDGLKAVTEYAVLNANYMMRRLAEYYDLPFNRHCKHEFVLSGKRQKKLGVRTLDIAKRLLDFGYHPPTIYFPLNVEEAIMIEPTETESKETLDAFIDAMIQIAREAEENPEIVQEAPHSTVVGRLDETTAARKPILRYQKAE from the coding sequence ATGCATAAGGAAGATCAGCCACTCATTTTTGAATTAAGCACACCAGGCCGTGTCGGCTACAGCCTTCCGGAAATGGATGTTCCAGAAGCGGATTTATCAGAGCTTTTGCCTGAAGGATTCCTTCGTGAAGAGGAACCAGAACTTCCTGAGGCTTCCGAGCTTGATATCATGCGCCATTATACAGCATTGTCGAAACGCAACCACGGTGTTGATTCCGGATTCTATCCGCTTGGATCATGTACAATGAAATACAATCCGAAGATGAATGAAAATGTCGCTCGTTTCAACGGATTTGCACACTTGCATCCATTGCAGGATGAGAGTTCAGTGCAGGGGGCGCTTGAATTGATGTACGATCTGCAGGAACACTTGATTGAAATCACCGGTATGGATGAAGTTACCCTGCAGCCAGCAGCTGGTGCACACGGTGAGTGGACGGGATTGATGATGATCCGCGCTTTCCATGAAGCCAATGGTGACCAAAACCGTACGAAGGTCATCGTTCCTGATTCCGCTCACGGAACCAATCCTGCTTCTGCTACAGTCGCTGGTTTTGAAACGATTACGGTAAAATCTGATGAAAACGGCCTTGTTGACCTTGAAGACCTTAAAAAGGTTGTTGGGGAAGATACTGCTGCGTTGATGCTTACAAACCCGAACACGTTGGGATTATTTGAAGAAAATATCCTAGAGATGGCCGAGATAGTCCACGGCGCAGGCGGAAAGCTTTATTACGATGGAGCGAACCTGAACGCTGTAATGTCCAAGGCTCGCCCTGGCGACATGGGCTTTGATGTTGTTCACTTGAACCTTCACAAGACATTCACAGGCCCACACGGCGGCGGCGGCCCGGGATCAGGCCCAGTCGGCGTAAAAGCAGACCTTATTCCATTCCTGCCAAAGCCTATCGTTACAAAGCAGGATGGCGTATACAAATTCGATTACGACCGCCCGCAATCAATCGGAAGGGTTAAACCTTTCTACGGAAACTTCGGCATCAATGTCCGTGCCTATACATATATTCGGACAATGGGACCAGACGGCTTGAAGGCTGTAACAGAGTACGCGGTACTAAATGCCAACTATATGATGAGAAGGCTTGCTGAATATTATGATCTGCCATTCAACAGGCACTGCAAACACGAATTCGTCCTTAGCGGCAAGCGCCAGAAAAAGCTTGGCGTCCGTACATTGGATATTGCCAAACGCCTGCTTGACTTCGGTTATCATCCGCCAACCATCTACTTCCCATTGAATGTAGAAGAAGCGATCATGATCGAGCCGACAGAAACAGAATCCAAGGAAACCCTTGATGCGTTCATCGACGCGA
- a CDS encoding YqhG family protein: protein MQQQEIHNFLERYFTANNCELIENDKGYMTVQLTIELDKELMNRPFYWHYLEKTGGVPNPMKLTFITDKQQAPDDLKGEIVHFGSPRLHQIFESTKNLAGFIRLYENNHYPAQTALIPWIGINIKVSYQCDRKRDVFHSIGLHLINGRMVENFHERLLTLPLTTKIPDYAYTLSPLIKPKSGVNRIQAYLTSDIEQEDHSWAADARKRWQKDLDLLHHFYEDAEEKSDSFETEKTALKEQYEPKVQLSIINGGLFYLTENAIK from the coding sequence GTGCAGCAACAGGAAATCCATAATTTTCTGGAAAGGTATTTCACAGCTAATAATTGTGAACTGATTGAAAATGACAAAGGATACATGACTGTCCAGCTCACCATAGAGCTTGATAAGGAATTAATGAACCGTCCGTTTTACTGGCATTACCTTGAGAAAACTGGTGGAGTACCGAATCCAATGAAGCTTACCTTCATTACTGACAAACAACAGGCTCCAGATGATTTGAAAGGAGAGATTGTCCATTTTGGTTCTCCCCGTCTTCATCAAATCTTTGAATCGACCAAGAACCTTGCCGGCTTCATCCGGTTATATGAAAACAATCACTACCCTGCACAAACTGCTTTGATTCCCTGGATCGGAATCAATATAAAAGTATCTTATCAATGTGACAGAAAACGGGATGTTTTCCATTCTATTGGACTTCACCTGATCAACGGCAGGATGGTAGAAAACTTTCATGAACGTTTATTGACCTTGCCTTTAACAACAAAAATACCTGATTATGCCTATACGCTTTCTCCTTTAATAAAGCCAAAGAGCGGCGTAAACAGGATCCAGGCTTATTTGACATCCGATATCGAGCAAGAGGACCATTCCTGGGCAGCGGATGCGCGAAAACGCTGGCAGAAGGACCTCGATTTACTTCATCATTTTTACGAAGATGCAGAAGAAAAATCCGATAGTTTTGAAACAGAAAAAACAGCTTTAAAAGAACAATATGAACCAAAAGTCCAACTATCCATCATCAATGGCGGACTGTTTTATTTAACTGAAAACGCGATTAAGTGA
- the gcvT gene encoding glycine cleavage system aminomethyltransferase GcvT has translation MTELKRTPLFEVYKEYGGKTVDFGGWELPVQFSSIKEEHEAVRTKAGLFDVSHMGEIEVKGPDSLDYLQKLMTNDVSKLKNGGAQYTAMCYENGGTVDDLLVYKIEDDHYLLVVNASNIEKDYDWMQKHLEGNVKIENLSEGMAQIAIQGPKAEGILQKLSAEHDLGTIGFFKFSEEVDLNGKKALVSRTGYTGEDGFEIYCDSNDAVSLWKEILVAGKEDGVIPCGLGARDTLRFEANLALYGQELSPEISPLEAGIGFAVKLNKEADFIGKDALKQQKENGLPRKIVGIEMIDRGIPRHGYPVYKGDVRIGEVTTGTQSPTLKKNIGLALIDTKETELGNEVEVEIRGKRLKAAVSATPFYKRDKK, from the coding sequence ATGACGGAATTAAAACGGACACCGCTTTTTGAAGTGTATAAGGAATATGGCGGGAAGACAGTTGATTTTGGCGGCTGGGAATTGCCTGTCCAGTTTTCAAGCATCAAGGAAGAACACGAAGCAGTAAGAACAAAAGCAGGTTTATTCGATGTTTCCCATATGGGGGAAATCGAGGTGAAGGGCCCCGATAGTCTGGATTACTTACAAAAATTGATGACAAACGATGTTTCAAAGCTTAAGAACGGCGGTGCCCAGTACACAGCCATGTGTTATGAGAACGGCGGCACTGTGGATGATTTGCTTGTTTATAAAATCGAAGATGACCATTACCTCCTTGTAGTGAATGCCTCCAATATTGAAAAGGATTACGATTGGATGCAGAAACACCTTGAAGGTAATGTGAAAATTGAAAACTTATCCGAAGGTATGGCCCAGATTGCTATACAGGGACCGAAGGCCGAAGGGATCCTTCAAAAGCTGTCCGCGGAACATGATCTCGGCACTATTGGCTTTTTCAAGTTCAGTGAAGAAGTCGATCTGAACGGCAAGAAGGCGCTTGTATCTCGTACAGGGTATACAGGTGAAGACGGATTCGAAATTTACTGCGATTCCAATGACGCGGTCAGCCTCTGGAAAGAAATTCTTGTGGCCGGCAAAGAAGATGGCGTCATCCCATGTGGTCTTGGTGCCAGGGATACACTTCGTTTCGAAGCGAACCTTGCATTGTACGGCCAGGAGCTGTCGCCGGAAATCAGCCCGCTTGAAGCAGGGATTGGCTTTGCGGTCAAGCTTAACAAAGAAGCTGATTTCATTGGAAAAGATGCGCTAAAGCAGCAAAAAGAAAATGGCCTGCCTAGAAAGATTGTCGGCATAGAAATGATCGACCGGGGCATTCCGCGCCATGGCTACCCTGTTTATAAAGGGGATGTCAGGATTGGTGAGGTTACCACTGGAACGCAATCCCCAACGCTCAAAAAGAACATCGGGCTTGCACTCATTGATACAAAGGAAACTGAGTTAGGCAACGAAGTAGAAGTTGAAATCCGCGGCAAACGCTTGAAAGCTGCTGTTTCAGCTACACCTTTTTATAAAAGAGACAAAAAGTAA
- the comGF gene encoding competence type IV pilus minor pilin ComGF, with translation MKMSPHGRYVFIMKATSNIKKNVPRLNELGFTMLEMLLSLVVFLLITSMLPLGFRIILDDSVTEKGIRRMEWEVFSSQARKEIRTAEQLTVQPDKLLLKVNGQFILYEKYGSSMRRRVDYQGHEILMQNLSSFTFEKIADGVMINAVALDGTHYSVKVHQFIQTGGVQP, from the coding sequence ATGAAAATGAGTCCGCATGGGAGGTATGTGTTCATTATGAAAGCGACCAGCAACATAAAAAAAAATGTTCCTCGACTGAATGAACTGGGATTTACCATGCTGGAGATGCTTTTATCATTGGTGGTGTTTTTATTGATTACATCAATGCTTCCTTTAGGGTTTAGAATCATCCTTGATGATAGTGTCACTGAAAAGGGAATAAGAAGGATGGAATGGGAAGTTTTCAGCAGCCAGGCAAGAAAGGAAATTCGTACTGCTGAACAGCTGACAGTCCAGCCTGATAAGCTGTTATTGAAAGTCAATGGCCAATTTATCCTTTACGAAAAGTACGGTTCCAGCATGAGAAGGAGAGTGGATTACCAAGGACACGAGATTTTAATGCAGAACCTTTCAAGCTTTACTTTTGAAAAAATTGCTGATGGCGTGATGATAAATGCAGTGGCTCTGGATGGAACCCACTATTCGGTTAAAGTCCACCAGTTTATTCAAACCGGGGGTGTTCAGCCATAA
- a CDS encoding YqzE family protein, whose amino-acid sequence MKTNDYVKYLTQTVVKYIDQPKEERRKIKQAKKEAEATFLFRWFGILPFMLMSGVKKKKNK is encoded by the coding sequence ATGAAAACAAATGATTACGTAAAATACCTTACCCAGACCGTTGTGAAATATATTGACCAGCCAAAAGAGGAACGACGGAAAATCAAACAGGCAAAAAAGGAAGCAGAGGCGACCTTTTTATTCAGATGGTTCGGTATACTTCCATTTATGCTGATGTCCGGAGTGAAAAAGAAAAAGAACAAATGA